The Juglans microcarpa x Juglans regia isolate MS1-56 chromosome 2D, Jm3101_v1.0, whole genome shotgun sequence DNA window aaaattaggtcagACCGACTGTTCCAGTTCGGTCCGATAGCTATCGAtccggaaaaatgatggaccgaaaatattcggtccatcgccggaccggaccggaccgaactaTTTTCACccctactcatcatcccacacatTATACACAACAcattaaagtatttatttttatttattttatttttatttatgaccTCTAAAGTGCTACTTCTGTGTCTCTGATTTTCGTATGTCTACAGACCGCATCCTCATCCATATATAGATTGTGGCCTTTAGTTTTTTCGTTTATTTGTTTCCCTTTTCAAATGAAGGTGtctttttcttctagaaatatacatttaaaaaaaaaaaaaaatcacttggTCATGAATCATTGGATATGTTGAAAGCATGGATTATTTCAACAATGGGTGCGTGGCCTGTTCCATCTTCGTACTAATTGGTGCATGATATTCGCGATAATTTGgtgttttaattttgaaaaatgttttgtataattttaagatacgcaagtttaatgtattttatttaaaaaataaattttaatttttagtaatgaaattcattcttttaaaaaaaaatgcacaaaatttatataCCTTTAGTCTGCAACTTGTATTACTCTTTGACTTTTAGGAAACCAttcatttaatctttttttttttttccttgcaagTAATAAACTGAAATTATGAATCGAATGATGTGATCTTCATGGTTAACAAACATTAACCCAGTCTAGCGTTTGTCTTGACTTtctaattctttatatatatatatatatatatatatatatatatataaattaaggtgAAGTGAATAAGTCAAATCATTAATCATAAAGTCATGAATTATGGTGAGCTATTTGAAAACTTTTACAGTTTGTACCGCACACCATCCAcgtttgatttataagattcaaacgttaaaacttatattttaattaaaattatgccACACAAATAATATGACGTAAAggcttttaaataaaattattgatatttaAATAGTGAATGATTTTGTCAGAGAAATAATCTTTTAACCTGTGGAATCCTTATCCTAGCTATTTTCAgccacatgatatatatatatatatatatatgtctatctATAATCCCTTTTGCTATTGGAATTATGGATTAAGATTTCTGTAGATTTGTTTGCATTTACTAAGatatagaaaaggaaaaaaaaagttagatacATTAAATAATTCTTAACCTTTCAGaaataattcataatttatCGGGAAGCTGTCTCATTAACCTTTCAGAAAGCAAGACAGAAATTAGGTGCTATTCTTGTTTGTTTCTTCTGATAATAAACAAAGATGAGAAACTGCCATGACTTGGTCAACATTTTGATGGAGTGAAGTAGATGATCAAATGGTTCTAATGACCAGAAACATaacctttttctttccatttttactCGGGGACAACGATGATCAAGCTCTGATATAGTGATATATGGAGGACAAGAAAGCGAATATAATTGCTGTTGCAACAGTGATCACCGTCATCGTTTTTATCGTTGTTGCTCGTGTCAGTCTCAAGCTTTCCAAGACTTTCTTTCTCATCTGCGGGGCAGGTATTGCAGTGATTCTTGCTGTTCTTGCGTACCTAATAATCAGACGCCATTATAATCGCAGGAGAAAGTTTTTGGAGTCAAGGTTAGTCTCAGAAGGCCGAGAGCTTCGTATAGAGTATAGTTTTCTCAGGAAAGTTGCTGGGGTTCCGTCAAAGTTTCGATACAGGGAGCTCGAGGAGGCAACAGACAATTTCCAGTCATTGTTAGGCCAGGGAGCTTCCGCAACAGTTTATAAAGGAATCCTAAACGATGGCACTGCTGTTGCTGTGAAACGGATTAATGGAGAAGAGCACGGGGAAAAGGAGTTCAGATCGGAAGTTTCAGCCATTGCTAGTGTGCAACATGTAAATCTCGTGCACCTTCTTGGTTATTGCTGTAATCCTGGGGGACCTCGTTTTCTTGTTTACGAGTTCATCCCAAATGGTTCTTTGGATTATTGGATCTTTCCTAGAAGGGAAAGCCGGAATCGGCGTGGGGGGTGCTTGTCGTGGGCGTTAAGGTATAAGGTTGCCATTGATGTTGCTAAAGCACTGTCTTACCTCCATCACGATTGCCGATCAAGGGTCTTACACCTTGATGTCAAACCAGAAAACATACTTCTTGATGAGAATTATAGAGCAATTGTTGCAGATTTCGGTCTCTCAAAGCTTATGGGGAAAGATCAGAGTAGAGTTGTCACAACAATCCGAGGGACTAGAGGTTACTTAGCACCGGAGTGGCTATTGGAGCAAGGAATTTCAGAAAAATCTGACATCTATAGTTATGGGATGGTTCTTCTAGAGATGATTGGAGGCTGCAGAAATGTTTGCTTGATAGAAACTAGTACCGGAAACAGGTCTGAAAGGAGGTGGAGATATTTCCCAAAAATAGTGaatcagaaaatcagagaaGGGACGCTCATGGAAGTGGTTGACCGGAGGCTAGCagaaggtggaggtggaggaggcGCCATTGATGAGAGGGAGGTAAGGAGATTGGCTTATGTAGCTTTGTGGTGCATACAAGAGAGGGCTGGGATGAGACCTAGCATGGCTCGGGTGGTTGAGATGCTGGAAGGTCTCGTGGCTGTGGACGAGCCTCCTGACACGCGAATGATCGTTGTTGATCTATTGGCAATAGACGACGATCAGCATGAATCAGATGCCCGGAACGGGCCGCAGGTTGCAGCAATGGCGGCACCACGCCTAGTGGATAGCAATAATCTTCCCATCTCATCAGCAAATTCATTTGCCATGTCAATTCTATCTCCAAGATAGCTCCAAGAATAAAATTAGCTTTCCCCTGATCACAAGGTATCTTGATCTTCTTACTTTTGTATACTTTGGTTCTTGGCAATTTAATATTTGCACGTCAGATGAGTATGATAATGAGCAAGCATATTTTGTTTCAGTTTGCGTACAGATCTAGAGGATGAATTTTAATACAGTATGATGTATTTCTTGTCCTCATTAAATCGGGTATTTGAGACACAAGACTCTCATGCTTTACACCTTTTAccaatttaaatgtatataatCCATCATCTTgatgtttttaaagaaaagtattCTTGCAAACGAGTTCGCATATCAAATCGCACACCGATATATAAGACATCcgtttaataaaatgaaataaattaaaaataaaaataatttttataagacaGAAGACTTTattattctttcaattttttttttcaataaaataactatatcaacattttgatatgccaaatcGCTCGTACCTATCAAAACTCATCAACCAACTTACTTTGTCAACAATGATGGGGAGTTGTGACAATAAATTGTAGTCATTGTGCTCCAGCTTTCTCATTTAGTGGCTTTAATTTTTGACCGGGGTAGTTGGTTTCCCAACAGATGTTTTATCATTTCTTCCCTGTTCTGTTTTTTCTCTTAAATGTTGACGTGTCTGCCGTGTCAGTTGTGTGCATTCAAGACTTGCAAGAACTGAAGCAAACTACAAGGAAAATGAACAAGAATGGTAGCTGCTTAGATTAGTCGGATTtcataacaatatttaatagtaCTGACTCAGAAACTGAAAACTAGCATGAAGGTGGTCCAATGTCGACCTTATCTCCGAATAGCAcagtttaatttaatatatatatatatatatatagagagagagagagagagagcttaacTATATGTATTATGTAGGGAAGCAACAGGCATGCATTAACATGTTAACTttgtaactatatatatgagtaaatGTTTTCAGATTTGGTGGTGTACCGATGTTGTTTAGTTTGATCACATGAAAAATTAACTATGCTCGAAATTTCGTCGTGTGCAAGCATAATCTCCACATATAGCTTCTtggttaatatgttttatataaattgtGTGAAAAACACCCAAAGAGGTAATTAAATAGGGTTTATGTATGAAAATTCCAACATGTGCTTTTTAAGTTCCAGATCAAAATGAAGTCGTGCATCGCCCAACATCTTTAAGCTGCATTTTTGCACAAGACTtgagctcgtttggatagtgagatgagatagttttagatgagttggataaaatattgttagaatattattttttaatattattattattttgagatttgaaaaaattaaattgtttattatattttatggccgaatttgaaaaatttgtaataatgaaatgagatgagatgagattagatgaaatggtttctctatccaaacaagacTTAACACCTCTTGGGTCCTGAATTTAAGGATATAGCTAGTCAGAATAAAATATCCAGACAGACGagaattaaatgatatttacagttatgaAATACGTAAGTAtcacactcttttttttttaaaaaaaaaatgaataaatataaaactcacatgaaaaataattaatagtaaatttcactattttttaaaataaatacgtGACACTTACAcactcataaatatatctagcattattcatcCAACAAACCACATTAACTCATTAGGGGGAGAAAACCCAAGTCGCCACAATTTATAAGTACATATAACGACCTTGTTGTCcatatattttcatatgaaatgGAGATGATCATTTTCAGTTAATAACTAGTTATTGTAGCGATATTATTTACAGCAGACCACCTTTCACCGCAATAGACCCAATTTATTGTAGTGACAACTCTATAGCTCACTTGTTAGTAAAAGatactatttttaattatgatcATATTATAATGTTGGAAGACCTCCCTCCTTATATCACTTTGGTTTGATTGAATGGAAATCagttactcaaaaaaaaaaaaaaaaagtagtgtatcaaattgctagctagctagtacgtCAATGCACTGGCTTGACATATAGGATCTAATTCTACGTATGTATAGGATCAATGCACTGGCTTGACACTTAGGATAGATATAtgcaaaaaaaatgaatatttttaatagattATTTACGATTATAATAACTATTtaggataaaaataaattcattttaataagaaataattataattttttgtaagaaataattgattataaataaacaattttcttgtatttataCCCAACCAATTGCTCTCTTGGCAGTAATCAAAACTAGGTCAAAGTTATCTAATGGTCACAAATTAAACACCCTAAAGTGATTATTTCTTACAAGCATTTTTCAGGCTAACCAAATACCTCATAGCTGATTATTAATACCAGTGATAGacacaaaattctttttataatttttttaggcaataatgttttaaaatgaagtatTCTTGTAAAATAATGatgtttttaaaagttattttacaaaaatattatttatttaaaacataattatataaagagttATAAAAATGTTTGCATGATTGAGTACGTGGCAACACACAATAATGATTTAATATCATCAACTAAAATCCTGAATCCAGCCAAAGTCGCAACAGTGAGAAAGAGGGTAGTGGAGAAGGAGGTAGTTTGAATTGTCAATTCATCGAGCTTATTGATCTAGATAATTAGCAAGCATATTTTGTTTCAGTTTGTGTACAGATCTAGAGCATGAATTTTAATACAGTATGATGTATTTCTTGTTCTCATTAAATCAGGTATTTGAGACACAGCACTCTCATGCTTTACACCTTCTActaatttaaatgtatataatacATCATCttgatatttttaagaaaaaatatttttacaagtaAGTTTGCGTATCAAACTACGTATCGATATTGATATGTAAGACATCCGTTTAATAAAAGAGTATTaattgaagataaaaataatttttataagataaaagattttctttttctcttaatttttatttttttattttttcaataaaaataatcatatcagCGTTGGAATGAGATTCGCTTACACGCAACAAAGCTCACGAACCAACTTGCTTGTCGACAATGGCGGAGAGTTGTGACAATAAATTGTAGTCATTGTGCTCCAGCTGTGTCTCATTTAGTGGCTTTAATTTTTGACAGGGGTAGTTGGTTTCCCAatagatgttttttttaaagaaaattatttgtatcAGCCAATAGCCTGAGCTCATGTGCtgcgataaaaataaaaaataaataaataaataaataaaaattgtatggTATACTGCGATTACATGCTGATAggtaaaattgtttttttttttttttttttttttttttttatcatttcttccctgttcttttattctttgttttttctcttaaatGTTAACATGTCTGCCATGTCAGTTGCGTGCATTCAAGACTTGCAAGAACTGAAGCAAACTACAAGGAAAATGAACAAGAATGATATAGTAGCTGCTTGATTAGTCGGATTtcataacaatatttaatagtaCTGACTCAGAAACTGAAATCTAGCATGAAGGTGGTCCAATGACCTTATCTCCGAATAGCAcagtttaatttaatatatatatagagcttAACTATATGTAGGGAAGCAACAGGCATGCATTAACAtgttaactatatatatatatatatatatatatatatatgagttaatGTTTTCAGATTTGGTGGTGTACGTACCGATGTTGTTTTGATTGCATGAAAAATTAACTATGCTCGAAATTTCGTCGTGTGCAAGCATAATCTCCATATATAGCTTCTtggttaatatgttttatgatatatatatatatatatatatatatatatatatatataaattgtgtgAAAAGCACCCAAAAAGGTAATTAAATAGGGCATATGTAAGAAAATTCCAACATGTGCTTTTTAAGTTCCAGATCAAAATGAAGTCATGCATCTGCCATCATGATCTTTACTTGGGTCCTGAATTTAAGGATATGGCTAGTGAGAGTCAAATATTCGGAGAGacaagataaatgatatttgtagttatagaaAGTGTAAGTGCcatacattctttttttaaaaagtgaataaatataatatctacataaaaaaaaaattaattttttaataataaaccttattctttttcaaaataagtatgCGGCACTTACGTACTCaaaactgtatataacattattattcAACAAACCACATTAACTCATTAGGGCCGGGAGATCAAAACCCAAGTCGCGAGAATTTATACAAGTACATTTTGTAAAGCACACAGAATTTCTTAATTCTCATCTTATTAATGTACTGTGCAGAGATTCCATTTTATACACAACTATGAGGAAATAATGTTTGTTACATGAGAAAAGATCCAGTGTAATACAGAAAATCAGAAATTTACTGAAGTGTCCCTGGAGTAAGTACAACTGAGTGGTCTAGTTTAATACACCCCCGCAAGTCCATGGGGGTTTCACCGACATTGAGACTCGAACGAAAAATAGAAAACTTTTCTAAGACTAAAGGTTTTGTAAAGATGTCAGAAATCTGATCATTTGAGCTACAGAaagctactttcaatgttttgGCAGCAACTCTGTCCCGTACGAAGTGGTAGTCAATATTCATATGTTTAGTGCGAGAGTGACAAACTGGATTGGCAGAGAGGTAAGTAGCACCAATGTTGTCGCACCATAAAATTGGAGGCTTGGAAAGAGTAGTACCTAGCTCCCGAAGCATGGTCTGAAGCCAAATAAGTTCAGTTGCTGTGTGAGAAAGGGCCTTGTATTCAGCTTCAGTGCTGGATCTTGCAACTGTTTTACGCTTTTTGGAGCTCCATGAGATAAGGTGACTACCAAGATATAGACAAAAACCACTAGTAGAACGTCTATCATCTGGACAGCCACCCTAGTCAGCATCACAGTATGCTTGAAGGGTAAAAGAGGATGAGTACTTGAAGAGTGTGTGAGTTTAGGGGAGTACATGAACTGACATACTTTGTTTACAACAAAGGATATGTCAGGTCTGGTGTAAGACAAGTATTGGAGACCTCCAACAATACTCCTGAACAGTGTACAATCATCAAAGGCAGGTGCATCAAActgagagagtttgagagaggcTGCCATAGGAGAGGAAATAGACTTGGCTTGAAGCATATTACTACGGGCAAGTAGGTCCTTGATATACTTGCGTTGAGACAATATAATGCTAGAGTCACAATAATCAACTTCAAGGaccaaaaaataagataagGAACCAAGATCCTTAATAGGAAAAGTCATGCTCAGATCACGAATGACAACATCAATGGCATGTGGGTGTGATGAGGTGATAACCATGTCATCCATATAAATCAGAAGAAATATGTGAAGGTCACCACGATGTAAGATAAACAGAGAGGGGTCAGATTGAGAGGCAACAAAACCATAATCACTTAGCCAAGATGTTAATTTAGCAAACCAGGCCCTCGGTACCTGTTTAAGGCCGTAAATAAGCTTGTCTAATTTGCACACATGAGTAGGAAATTTGGGATCAATAAAACCTTGCAGTTGCTGCATATAGACATTTTCAGATAACTCTCCGTGTAAGAAAGCATTCTAAATATCAAGTTGGCGCAGGGGCCAACCACGGGTAACAACAATTGAAAGTACTAATTGAATGGTGGATGGCTTTACAACCGGACAAAATGTTTCATTATAGTCCAATCTAGGTTGTTGGTGGTAGCCCTTAGCTACCAACCGAGCTTTTCTTCGCTCAAAAGTACCATCCGAATGAAATTTAGTGCGATACACCCAACGACAACCAACAATATTAAGAGAGGGATTAGAAGGTACCAAGGTCTAGGTATTGTTTCGAAGGAGAGCATCATTCTCAGTAGCCATAGCCGCACGACACTCAAGAAACTTGGATGCGACAGAGTAGCTTGTAGGTTCATCTGGAGCAGGACCTGTAGTGAGAAGGCAATGCCGTGTAGGATATGGTATCGTGCCATCGGTAGAGATGCGAGGTCGCGAGGAGTTTGTAAGACTCTGAGTAATGACAGGAGATCGGGGAGGTTGTAAAATGGGTGGGTGGGAGGGATTTGAAGATTGTGGCGGAAGAGAAGAAGACTCCCTGGAGTATGTACAATCGGGAGAAGGAGAATTAGGGTTAGGATTAATTTGAGGTGGGCTGGGTAATTGAGTTAAGGTAGACGGGCTTGAAATGTAGATGGGGTTGACGGGTTTGGGCCTGGCCCAAGAATAGAAGAGGtgaaaaatggaagagaaactGTGGGTTGGGAGGATGAAATAGATTCAGAGTGGGGCTTTGGACCATGAAAGCGAAAAGAGGCCTCGTTGAAAAGAACATCCATAAATATGTGAAGCCTGTTGAATTTTAAATCAAGACATTTATAACCCTTGTGAAATGGGCTATAACCCAAAAAAAGACAAGATATGGATCGAGAAAGAAGTTTGTGTTTGTTGTAGGGCCTCAAATTAGGCCAGCATTCACAACAAAAAACCTTAAGAAATTTGTAATCGGGCTCACGATGATGAAACAAAAAATGaggtgatttatttttaagagatcTTGTGGGAAGGAGATTGATGAGTTTCAAAGGCTTCAAGCCAGAATTTTGTGGGAAGAGATGAGTGAGCAAGAAGAGCAAGACCAGTTTCGACGATATGCCGATGTTTTCGCTCAACAATATCATTTTGTTGATGTATATGTGGACAAGAAAATCTATGAGTAGTACCAAATTTCCGGCATAGTGGAGTAAGGGAAGTAAATTTGCCTCCTCCATCCGTTTGAAGTGTAATTAATTTGGTATTAAATAGACGTTCAACTAAaggaagaaattgagaaaaaattgaTAGCACATCAGACTTGAgttttaaaggaaaaaaccaTGAATATCGGGTAAAATGATCAACGAAggatacataatatttaaagcCTAGTCTCGATAGTACAGAACTTGGGCCCCAAACATCAGCACTTACTAACTCTAAGGGCCTGTAATACACGGCCCGACTAGAAGAAAAAGGTAATTGGTGACTCTTGGCCACACGACATTCAGAACAGACAAAAGGAACATCACTTGGAGAAAATTTCAAACAGCTGGTGTTTATTATACGAGAGACAATGGCGAGAGAGGGATGGCCCAAACGCTGGTGCCACTGGGAGAGATGAGTGCATTCACCGGTGTGAGTGGAAGGTTGTGAAGATGAAGAAGCTGATGAGGGAAACACATACAACGCGTTACGCATTGGCCCTGTGAGGAGGATGCTCTTGGTCCGATTGTCCTTGATATAGAAATGGGAGGAGTGGAATTCAAA harbors:
- the LOC121250957 gene encoding probable receptor-like protein kinase At5g20050; its protein translation is MEDKKANIIAVATVITVIVFIVVARVSLKLSKTFFLICGAGIAVILAVLAYLIIRRHYNRRRKFLESRLVSEGRELRIEYSFLRKVAGVPSKFRYRELEEATDNFQSLLGQGASATVYKGILNDGTAVAVKRINGEEHGEKEFRSEVSAIASVQHVNLVHLLGYCCNPGGPRFLVYEFIPNGSLDYWIFPRRESRNRRGGCLSWALRYKVAIDVAKALSYLHHDCRSRVLHLDVKPENILLDENYRAIVADFGLSKLMGKDQSRVVTTIRGTRGYLAPEWLLEQGISEKSDIYSYGMVLLEMIGGCRNVCLIETSTGNRSERRWRYFPKIVNQKIREGTLMEVVDRRLAEGGGGGGAIDEREVRRLAYVALWCIQERAGMRPSMARVVEMLEGLVAVDEPPDTRMIVVDLLAIDDDQHESDARNGPQVAAMAAPRLVDSNNLPISSANSFAMSILSPR